One genomic segment of Rubripirellula amarantea includes these proteins:
- a CDS encoding tRNA modification GTPase produces the protein MRFDETIVAIASPTSPAPRGVVRLSGSDAMDVLETLGVPACQTKAPRRLRCCLNLSEPIGSIDVDILRWPTSRSYTGQPSAEIHTFGSLPILSGIVDSAIKAGARAARPGEFTMRAFLAGQLDLTQAEAVLGVIEAEQPGSLDHALRQLSGNLSQPLGQLRSELLNLLADVEAGLDFVDEDIEFVSDKTLLARLTDIAAIVAETIEQIRSRGGTSSATTIALCGDPNAGKSRLLNVLAGQEIAIVADLAGTTRDFVSANAHIGLHAVMLQDTAGLEKPRVETPSDGLNHEISDLAQQQTARVIREAGFRLWCVDGSRDDFDTAADQVRELASSSAKPGVIDLFLATKGDLVDKDREGWILCSSATGKGIENLKDQISNAIAARDAEQSGSIIGTAARCSETLLRAKEAINDAITQVRQQSGHEFVSSDLRLAAQCIGEVTGEVYNEDILDRVFSRFCIGK, from the coding sequence ATGCGTTTTGATGAAACTATCGTTGCGATTGCCTCGCCCACTTCGCCCGCCCCCCGAGGCGTCGTTCGACTGTCGGGCTCTGATGCCATGGACGTCCTCGAAACCTTGGGCGTGCCAGCTTGCCAGACCAAAGCTCCGCGACGACTGCGATGCTGCCTTAATCTCAGCGAGCCGATAGGCAGCATCGACGTGGATATACTTCGCTGGCCAACCTCACGAAGCTACACCGGTCAACCCTCGGCGGAAATCCATACGTTTGGTTCACTGCCGATCTTGTCCGGAATCGTCGATTCAGCCATCAAGGCCGGTGCACGTGCCGCTCGACCGGGCGAGTTCACGATGCGAGCTTTCTTAGCGGGACAACTAGACCTCACCCAAGCCGAGGCCGTGCTTGGGGTGATCGAAGCCGAACAACCGGGTTCGCTCGATCATGCGCTGCGGCAGCTTTCGGGCAATCTTTCACAACCGCTAGGGCAACTTCGCAGCGAACTGCTGAACTTGCTTGCGGATGTCGAAGCCGGCCTGGACTTTGTCGACGAAGACATTGAGTTCGTCAGCGACAAAACACTGTTGGCACGGTTGACCGACATCGCGGCAATCGTTGCGGAAACGATCGAGCAAATTCGATCGCGGGGCGGAACCTCATCCGCCACGACGATCGCTTTGTGCGGTGACCCCAACGCTGGAAAGAGTCGACTGCTGAATGTTTTAGCTGGACAAGAGATTGCGATCGTTGCTGACTTAGCCGGCACGACGCGCGACTTCGTTTCAGCTAATGCTCACATCGGCCTTCACGCGGTGATGCTGCAGGACACCGCCGGTTTGGAGAAACCGCGAGTCGAAACTCCGAGCGATGGACTAAACCATGAGATTTCAGATTTGGCTCAACAGCAAACCGCTCGCGTGATCCGCGAAGCTGGGTTTCGATTGTGGTGCGTTGACGGCAGCCGCGATGACTTCGATACCGCAGCCGACCAAGTGCGTGAACTAGCGAGCTCAAGTGCAAAACCCGGCGTGATCGATTTATTCCTCGCCACCAAAGGCGACCTTGTCGACAAGGATCGTGAAGGTTGGATCCTCTGCAGTTCCGCCACGGGCAAGGGAATCGAGAACCTGAAGGATCAAATATCAAACGCGATTGCCGCTCGCGACGCAGAACAATCTGGTTCGATCATCGGTACCGCCGCTCGGTGCAGCGAAACACTGCTTCGAGCCAAAGAAGCGATCAACGACGCGATCACGCAAGTGCGACAACAATCGGGACACGAATTCGTTTCGTCTGATTTGCGTCTGGCGGCACAGTGCATCGGCGAAGTGACGGGCGAGGTTTACAACGAAGACATTCTCGACCGAGTGTTCAGCCGATTCTGCATCGGAAAGTAG
- a CDS encoding Gfo/Idh/MocA family protein — protein MPDCTPFLPSRRDVLAAAALAALPMRSAFASPNDKINLGVIGFGPRCEYDLTSMLKSDQIRCVAMSEVQKYRGEKGKKLVDDAYGNQDCQIHRDFRELLDRKDIDAVLIATGDRWHSAASILAAEAGKDVYSEKPCGITVEACQRLADTMDRTGRVFQAGTQRRSVPNFEQAVNLARSGALGKIHTLHASVYVPVMDNAWLPAQKTPDKETCDWNMWLGPAAWRPFNQSYVDGRWRGIWDFDSGARLLDWGAHTIDLCQWANDADDTMPIRYEPQEDKIVCTYENGVKLIVDFLKEPFGDRSPHYITRLGTCPVRFVGDKGSVETGDSGEIVVTPDSLQSKLPEGSKRVRGLDVSIHAENFFDCIRSRKPTNANQTVMRRSHIASHAAAISWIVGRTLTLDPKTETFVNDPEANLLCSRPERDWVV, from the coding sequence ATGCCTGACTGCACCCCCTTCCTGCCTTCGCGCCGCGACGTCCTGGCCGCTGCTGCTCTCGCTGCTTTGCCAATGCGAAGTGCGTTCGCTTCGCCCAACGACAAGATTAACTTGGGCGTGATTGGCTTCGGCCCCCGTTGCGAGTACGACCTGACGTCGATGTTGAAGTCAGACCAGATTCGCTGTGTTGCCATGTCAGAAGTGCAAAAGTACCGAGGCGAAAAAGGCAAGAAACTTGTTGATGATGCCTACGGCAACCAAGATTGCCAGATCCACCGCGATTTTCGCGAGCTGCTAGATCGCAAGGATATTGATGCCGTGTTGATCGCCACCGGAGACCGTTGGCACTCGGCCGCTTCGATCTTGGCTGCCGAAGCCGGCAAGGATGTGTACAGCGAAAAGCCTTGCGGCATCACGGTCGAAGCATGCCAGCGTCTGGCCGACACCATGGACCGAACCGGACGCGTTTTTCAAGCGGGAACCCAGCGACGCAGCGTGCCCAATTTCGAGCAAGCCGTGAACCTTGCTCGGTCAGGAGCGTTGGGCAAAATCCACACTCTCCACGCTTCGGTCTATGTACCCGTGATGGACAATGCGTGGCTGCCCGCACAAAAAACTCCGGACAAGGAAACGTGCGATTGGAACATGTGGCTCGGTCCCGCAGCCTGGCGACCGTTCAACCAAAGCTATGTCGACGGTCGATGGCGAGGAATTTGGGACTTTGATTCCGGGGCACGTCTTCTCGATTGGGGTGCTCACACTATTGACCTGTGCCAATGGGCCAACGACGCCGATGACACCATGCCCATTCGATACGAACCTCAAGAAGACAAGATCGTTTGCACGTACGAAAACGGTGTGAAGTTGATTGTCGACTTCTTGAAGGAACCCTTTGGTGATCGTTCACCTCACTACATCACACGGCTGGGCACTTGTCCGGTGCGTTTCGTGGGTGATAAAGGCTCCGTGGAAACAGGCGACAGTGGCGAGATTGTCGTCACACCGGATTCACTGCAAAGCAAGCTGCCCGAAGGTAGCAAGCGAGTTCGCGGTTTAGACGTCTCGATCCATGCTGAAAATTTCTTCGACTGCATCCGATCGCGGAAACCTACCAACGCAAATCAAACGGTGATGCGTCGGTCGCACATCGCATCCCACGCCGCAGCCATTTCGTGGATCGTGGGCCGGACATTGACGTTAGACCCCAAGACGGAAACCTTCGTCAACGATCCGGAAGCCAATCTGTTGTGTTCGCGTCCCGAACGAGATTGGGTGGTCTAA
- the csrA gene encoding carbon storage regulator CsrA, whose product MLVLSRHRDESIMIGDDVVVTIVDIRGDKVRLGIEAPQSIPVHRQEVYDAIQRENRRAAQTGSGATKDIEPPKKN is encoded by the coding sequence ATGCTGGTCCTTTCCCGCCACCGAGACGAAAGTATCATGATTGGGGACGATGTCGTGGTGACAATCGTCGATATCCGAGGCGACAAAGTTCGCCTTGGTATTGAAGCTCCCCAGTCGATCCCTGTACACCGCCAAGAGGTCTACGACGCTATCCAGCGCGAAAACCGAAGAGCTGCCCAAACCGGCAGTGGCGCGACCAAGGACATCGAACCGCCGAAGAAGAACTAG
- a CDS encoding DUF1571 domain-containing protein translates to MNINRRRFALIAGSLFTAAPSYAEDAGLSEPVHRVANAASLEATPAYEHPLDRALEMARTGLLSCQQNVDDYTAMLVKRERINGELGEHEFMNVKVRNRKVRNGQIVQPLSVYISFLKPSSVKGREVIYVEGKNNGNLIAHEGGFKGKFLPTVTIPPTGMLAMRGQRYPMTEIGVENLIEKLIERGQNARRQPDVQCEFRKNARVKDRTCTVLQVTSPTKVEGLDFHQAQVFIDDANNLPIRYIAYDWPSRPGAPLEVIEEYNYLDLKTNVGLTDKDFDPYNADYAFHSK, encoded by the coding sequence ATGAACATCAACCGCCGCCGATTCGCACTCATTGCGGGATCGCTATTCACGGCCGCTCCGTCGTACGCTGAAGACGCGGGGCTTTCCGAACCCGTTCACCGCGTTGCCAACGCCGCAAGCTTGGAAGCAACGCCCGCTTACGAACATCCGCTCGACCGCGCCCTAGAAATGGCTCGCACCGGGTTGCTAAGTTGTCAACAAAATGTCGACGACTACACCGCGATGCTGGTCAAGCGAGAACGCATCAACGGTGAACTGGGCGAACATGAGTTCATGAACGTCAAAGTCCGTAACCGCAAAGTTCGCAACGGACAAATCGTCCAACCTCTAAGCGTTTACATCAGCTTCCTGAAGCCTTCGTCGGTGAAGGGTCGCGAAGTGATCTATGTGGAAGGCAAGAACAACGGCAACCTGATCGCGCACGAAGGCGGATTCAAAGGCAAGTTCCTGCCAACCGTCACGATTCCCCCAACGGGAATGTTGGCGATGCGTGGCCAACGTTATCCCATGACCGAGATTGGCGTTGAAAATCTTATCGAAAAGCTCATCGAACGAGGCCAGAACGCTCGACGACAACCCGACGTGCAATGCGAGTTTCGCAAGAACGCTCGAGTGAAAGATCGAACTTGCACCGTGTTGCAGGTAACCAGCCCCACCAAAGTGGAAGGCCTGGACTTTCACCAAGCTCAAGTCTTTATCGACGACGCGAACAACCTGCCGATCCGTTACATCGCCTATGACTGGCCGTCGCGTCCGGGTGCACCGTTGGAAGTGATCGAGGAATACAACTACCTCGACCTCAAGACCAACGTTGGATTAACGGACAAGGACTTCGATCCGTACAACGCTGACTACGCTTTCCATTCGAAGTAG
- the hisS gene encoding histidine--tRNA ligase: MIQPRTLKGFRDYLPDVMMPREQMMQTAREVFRSFGFAPIDTPVLEHLEILTGKGSDETDRQIYRFQDNGKRDVGMRFDLTVPLARFAAQHIGTLGTPFKRYHIAPVWRGENTQAGRYREFVQCDFDTIGTESELADIEAVAVINQLLAALGFDAFTISLNNRVILTGLLAGLGLADRTVPVLRSLDKLAKIGREKTQAEMVSAAEISDEQAAAVLRLADCTGTPEEIFAMLPDVTAGNEQAAQGIARLKSIYEGAVAAGVPTRRLKIDVSIARGLDYYTGVIFETTLDDLVEIGSVCSGGRYDNLAGLYTKQHLPGIGASLGLDRLVAAMETLNLLPKASTPAPVMIAYFDESHRDDYLKLATNLRSAGIGTEIYPEPKKLGPQLKYADQKGFTYAIIAGDNEWQANKVQVKALAAKESSDIEYTHDAPEALTKFLAAD, from the coding sequence ATGATTCAACCACGCACGCTTAAAGGCTTTCGCGACTACCTACCAGACGTGATGATGCCGCGTGAGCAGATGATGCAAACGGCACGTGAGGTCTTTCGATCGTTTGGCTTTGCCCCCATCGACACGCCCGTGCTCGAACACCTGGAAATTTTGACGGGCAAAGGAAGTGACGAAACGGATCGCCAGATCTACCGGTTCCAAGACAACGGCAAACGTGATGTAGGAATGCGGTTTGACCTGACCGTGCCCCTGGCTCGTTTCGCCGCCCAGCACATCGGTACCCTCGGCACTCCCTTTAAGCGGTATCACATTGCACCGGTATGGAGAGGCGAAAATACGCAAGCGGGCCGCTATCGTGAATTCGTTCAATGCGATTTCGACACCATCGGGACTGAATCCGAACTTGCCGACATCGAAGCCGTCGCGGTCATCAATCAGCTTTTAGCTGCGCTGGGTTTTGACGCTTTCACAATCAGCTTAAACAACCGGGTAATTCTAACGGGACTGCTAGCGGGACTCGGTCTTGCCGATCGAACCGTTCCGGTGCTCCGAAGTCTCGACAAGCTCGCCAAGATCGGCCGCGAAAAAACGCAGGCCGAAATGGTGTCGGCTGCCGAGATTAGCGACGAACAAGCTGCTGCTGTTTTGCGTCTCGCCGACTGCACCGGAACACCGGAAGAGATCTTCGCCATGTTGCCGGACGTCACGGCCGGAAATGAGCAGGCCGCGCAGGGTATCGCTAGGTTAAAGAGTATCTACGAAGGCGCAGTGGCCGCTGGAGTTCCCACACGACGCCTGAAGATCGATGTGTCGATCGCACGGGGACTCGATTACTACACGGGCGTGATCTTCGAAACCACGCTCGATGACTTGGTCGAAATTGGCAGCGTGTGCAGCGGTGGTCGGTATGACAACTTGGCTGGCCTTTACACCAAACAACACCTGCCAGGGATCGGTGCATCGCTGGGACTCGATCGTTTGGTCGCAGCAATGGAAACCTTAAACTTGCTACCCAAAGCTTCCACGCCTGCCCCCGTGATGATCGCCTACTTTGACGAATCGCACCGCGACGACTATCTGAAATTGGCCACCAACTTGCGGTCGGCGGGTATAGGCACCGAGATTTATCCAGAACCAAAGAAACTGGGGCCACAACTGAAGTACGCCGATCAGAAAGGCTTTACTTACGCGATCATCGCGGGTGACAACGAGTGGCAAGCCAACAAGGTTCAAGTGAAGGCGCTCGCCGCCAAAGAGTCTTCCGATATCGAATACACTCACGATGCACCCGAGGCACTGACGAAGTTCTTAGCCGCAGATTGA
- a CDS encoding YkgJ family cysteine cluster protein produces the protein MSALAPPTRRRRSDFPESENLCEHCTAKCCHYFALAIETPANRRDFDFMRWYLLHDRASIFTDDETWYLLVHTTCKHLQDDYRCGIYETRPQICRDYTTVECEFEDDWCYEKYFETPEQIDEYADALFVPQFPEPGRGSSHALRSRKPSSLPLA, from the coding sequence ATGTCCGCACTCGCTCCACCGACCCGACGCCGCCGCAGTGACTTTCCCGAGTCCGAGAATCTTTGCGAACACTGCACCGCGAAGTGCTGTCACTACTTTGCCCTGGCGATCGAGACTCCTGCGAATCGTCGCGACTTCGACTTCATGCGATGGTACCTGTTGCACGACCGAGCGTCGATTTTCACTGATGACGAAACCTGGTACTTGCTGGTTCACACGACCTGCAAGCACTTGCAAGATGACTACCGATGTGGAATCTACGAGACGCGTCCGCAGATCTGCCGAGACTACACGACCGTGGAGTGCGAGTTCGAAGACGATTGGTGCTACGAGAAGTACTTCGAAACGCCGGAACAGATCGACGAGTACGCCGACGCCTTGTTCGTACCTCAGTTCCCGGAACCCGGCCGCGGATCGTCTCATGCTCTGCGAAGCCGCAAGCCATCGAGCCTACCCTTGGCTTGA
- a CDS encoding formyltransferase family protein yields MEVVITALGPDNVGLADPIIHHVTGRGARIAEIQMYDHDEEHLFAMICRIDIDAAEFDPLQDAMRQIGEHTKLAIRVWSSERRPKNPRLAICCTYIEHTPRAVLEGVVDRSIPAEAAVIISNRKKLSKLADEFDVPYRLIGDANGVADDAAMVAALDEFDVDYVILARYMRVLPASTCWQFAGGRIINLHHGLLPGFPGFRPYHDAYNARMLTFGATCHFIIPELDAGNQTINQRTFAVSPGTPIDEVIAQGETENEPKCLVEGVRRVVNREVYLHFHRVVARR; encoded by the coding sequence GTGGAAGTTGTTATTACCGCTCTAGGCCCTGACAACGTCGGGCTGGCTGATCCCATCATTCACCACGTCACCGGCCGAGGCGCGCGAATCGCCGAGATCCAGATGTATGACCATGATGAAGAGCATTTGTTCGCCATGATTTGCCGGATCGACATCGATGCCGCCGAGTTTGACCCGCTGCAAGATGCGATGCGTCAGATCGGCGAACACACCAAATTGGCCATCCGGGTTTGGAGCAGCGAACGTCGTCCGAAAAATCCGCGGTTGGCGATTTGTTGCACCTATATCGAACACACGCCTCGTGCCGTTCTGGAAGGTGTGGTCGATCGTTCGATTCCGGCCGAAGCCGCAGTGATCATTTCCAATCGCAAGAAATTGTCCAAGCTGGCTGACGAGTTTGACGTGCCGTATCGATTGATTGGTGATGCCAACGGAGTGGCCGATGACGCGGCGATGGTCGCGGCGCTCGACGAATTCGATGTCGACTACGTGATCTTGGCTCGGTACATGCGAGTTCTACCGGCGTCGACGTGTTGGCAGTTTGCCGGCGGCCGGATCATTAATTTGCACCACGGCTTGCTGCCCGGGTTCCCGGGTTTTCGGCCCTATCACGATGCTTACAACGCGCGGATGTTGACGTTCGGTGCAACGTGTCACTTCATCATTCCCGAGCTTGATGCCGGCAATCAAACGATCAACCAACGCACCTTTGCCGTTTCCCCTGGCACACCGATCGACGAAGTGATCGCGCAAGGCGAAACTGAAAACGAACCCAAGTGCTTGGTGGAAGGCGTTCGCCGCGTCGTCAACCGTGAAGTCTATTTGCACTTTCATCGTGTGGTTGCACGACGCTGA
- the eboE gene encoding metabolite traffic protein EboE: MSSPKDWIIGYCTNVHAGTDLATIKSNLSTYASGARAASHLDELSVGLWLPSTAATSLVNDPHPFREYLESLKLRPYTINGFPYDNFHQPVVKQSVYVPGWWQQERLDYTKQLARILSALLPDDDKVGTISTLPIGWPDRSLTAEEKADRIGQSGEQLRQLAGFLAKLHHDTGRKIIVAIEPEPGCILQTTDDVIDFFAKELPEEIQRKYIMVCHDICHSAVMMENQAEVLNRLTQAKIGIGKVQVSSAIVGDWSSMSNHRRREAIEQLSHFAEDRYLHQTGRRLADNSFALAEDLPELLSRIASDGDPVWGDERWIVHFHVPIFLERFEHLTTSHADITQCLKALADPKSTIDFTGHLEIETYAWNVMPAAMKKQSLADDIASEVKWLKRAVIDAM, translated from the coding sequence ATGTCGTCTCCCAAGGATTGGATCATCGGTTACTGCACGAACGTGCATGCTGGCACCGATCTCGCCACCATCAAGTCAAACCTGTCGACGTACGCATCGGGCGCTCGAGCGGCCTCGCACCTGGACGAACTAAGTGTCGGACTTTGGTTACCTTCCACCGCGGCAACATCGCTGGTCAACGACCCGCACCCGTTTCGTGAGTATCTAGAAAGCCTGAAGCTTCGTCCTTATACGATCAATGGTTTTCCCTACGACAACTTTCACCAGCCCGTCGTAAAGCAATCCGTTTACGTTCCCGGTTGGTGGCAACAAGAACGACTCGACTATACCAAGCAACTCGCTCGAATCTTGTCAGCGCTGCTACCCGATGACGACAAGGTCGGAACGATTAGCACGCTACCTATTGGTTGGCCCGATCGGTCGCTGACGGCCGAAGAAAAAGCAGACCGTATCGGGCAATCCGGCGAACAACTGCGACAATTGGCCGGCTTCTTGGCCAAGTTGCACCACGACACCGGACGCAAGATCATCGTCGCGATTGAACCCGAACCAGGCTGCATCTTGCAGACGACGGACGATGTGATCGACTTCTTCGCCAAAGAACTGCCCGAGGAAATTCAGCGCAAGTACATCATGGTCTGCCATGACATTTGCCATTCGGCAGTCATGATGGAAAACCAAGCCGAGGTACTTAATCGCCTGACTCAAGCCAAGATCGGAATCGGCAAGGTTCAAGTAAGCAGTGCGATTGTGGGGGATTGGTCATCGATGTCCAATCACCGAAGACGCGAGGCGATCGAACAGCTAAGCCATTTTGCCGAGGACCGGTACCTGCATCAAACCGGACGACGATTGGCGGACAATTCGTTTGCGTTGGCCGAGGACTTGCCCGAATTGCTGTCTCGAATTGCTTCGGATGGTGATCCCGTTTGGGGCGACGAACGATGGATCGTCCATTTCCACGTTCCTATTTTCCTGGAACGCTTCGAACACCTGACGACTAGCCACGCGGACATCACGCAGTGCTTAAAGGCGCTGGCGGATCCGAAATCGACGATTGATTTCACCGGTCACCTAGAAATCGAAACGTACGCCTGGAATGTGATGCCGGCGGCCATGAAGAAACAAAGTCTCGCTGACGATATCGCCAGCGAAGTCAAATGGCTCAAGCGAGCCGTTATCGACGCAATGTAA
- a CDS encoding GNAT family N-acetyltransferase: MLGRIQARGWWYSIGIVVNRIVPAKLFRMRIFRVFEFRCPGEASAAALNSPSSDHQESITFRWCVDESEKAEAARLTHYQPDDTASEHRACLAYDGETAIGGVWIASGSFDESELGVRIHLNDDQVWLFAAFIAKSHRRRGIYRRLLEYVLTTHSRDDLGLRPMVLASINPTNKASIAAHQVYFASEVGTAWTVRVLSWTWCRANGRLHVDQTVGNSARSPLTMTIATAERVPI, from the coding sequence ATGTTGGGACGCATCCAAGCCCGCGGCTGGTGGTATTCCATAGGAATCGTGGTCAATCGCATCGTGCCCGCGAAGCTTTTCAGGATGCGGATATTCCGTGTTTTTGAGTTTCGGTGTCCCGGCGAGGCCAGCGCAGCCGCATTGAACAGCCCATCGAGCGACCATCAAGAATCGATCACATTCCGATGGTGTGTCGACGAATCAGAGAAAGCCGAAGCTGCTCGGCTAACGCATTACCAACCCGATGACACCGCTTCGGAACACCGCGCGTGCCTAGCTTACGACGGCGAGACTGCGATCGGTGGCGTCTGGATCGCGAGCGGATCGTTTGACGAGTCAGAACTTGGGGTCAGGATTCACTTGAATGACGATCAGGTTTGGTTGTTCGCTGCCTTCATTGCCAAGTCACATCGACGGCGAGGCATCTACCGACGGTTGTTGGAGTATGTGTTGACGACTCACTCTCGGGATGATCTTGGACTGCGACCGATGGTGCTTGCCTCGATCAACCCCACCAACAAAGCCTCCATTGCGGCTCACCAAGTTTATTTTGCCAGCGAAGTTGGCACTGCTTGGACCGTTCGAGTTCTTTCATGGACGTGGTGCCGAGCAAACGGTAGGCTGCACGTCGACCAAACCGTTGGTAATTCAGCTAGATCTCCCCTCACCATGACGATTGCGACCGCAGAACGCGTTCCCATCTGA
- a CDS encoding ROK family protein codes for MSIYVGVDVGGTTSTIAIGDEARNVIRISSQFPTRSLVGPEATVADIVQQIAIELAAAGRSVDELHAVCLATPGPATLDGVLMQTPNLDPSKWNRCPIRKMLQAAVTKSLKAVEVAYIGDGQAAAVGEYCIRTERIHWDQLPPIPKPNQGGSEIDSLFFVAVGTGLGGGEVRAGLGVQGAQGRAGHAGHMLLPPFAFRYPHDQQLLVGNSMCTAESAISLTALTHQLGYRLTLPHWADHPLNQQDCSLRDKAKQLRELAAESDPLAVELFEDQAKALGLVMLTINYMGDYDCLVIGGGVCEMSRGMRARYLDLVRESYEKHALDGFRKYEHIGFSVCGDNASVIGALAQSYGV; via the coding sequence TTGTCTATTTACGTTGGAGTCGATGTCGGAGGAACCACTAGCACCATTGCGATCGGTGATGAGGCGCGAAACGTTATCCGAATATCGAGCCAGTTTCCGACGCGGTCCTTGGTTGGACCTGAAGCCACCGTTGCGGACATCGTTCAACAAATCGCCATCGAATTGGCGGCGGCCGGTCGGTCGGTCGACGAATTGCACGCCGTGTGCTTGGCTACTCCGGGGCCTGCGACGTTGGACGGAGTGTTAATGCAAACTCCCAACCTTGATCCTTCGAAGTGGAACCGCTGCCCGATCCGAAAGATGCTGCAAGCGGCCGTAACGAAATCGTTGAAGGCGGTCGAGGTAGCCTACATCGGCGATGGTCAAGCCGCGGCGGTCGGCGAGTATTGCATCCGGACGGAACGGATTCACTGGGATCAACTGCCACCGATTCCCAAGCCCAACCAAGGCGGATCCGAGATTGATTCGTTGTTCTTTGTAGCGGTGGGTACTGGACTCGGAGGCGGTGAAGTTCGTGCCGGTTTGGGCGTTCAGGGTGCCCAGGGCAGAGCAGGCCACGCCGGCCACATGCTGTTGCCGCCATTCGCGTTTCGTTATCCCCACGATCAACAATTGTTGGTTGGCAATTCGATGTGCACCGCTGAGTCAGCGATTTCACTCACGGCACTAACGCATCAACTTGGGTACCGACTGACGTTGCCACATTGGGCTGATCACCCACTCAACCAGCAGGACTGTTCGTTGCGAGACAAGGCGAAGCAATTGCGAGAGCTAGCCGCTGAAAGTGATCCGCTGGCAGTAGAACTATTCGAAGATCAGGCCAAAGCTCTGGGGCTGGTCATGTTAACAATCAACTACATGGGCGACTACGATTGCCTCGTGATTGGCGGCGGTGTCTGCGAGATGAGCCGTGGCATGCGAGCAAGGTACCTCGACTTGGTTCGTGAGAGCTACGAAAAACACGCGCTCGATGGATTCCGCAAATACGAGCACATTGGATTTTCCGTATGCGGTGACAATGCGTCAGTGATCGGCGCGCTGGCACAATCCTACGGAGTTTGA
- a CDS encoding DUF1559 domain-containing protein, with translation MNVRTSRLAFTLIELLVVIAIIGVLVGLLLPAVQAAREAARRMSCSNNVKQLGIGIHNYHAAFKRLPTHGTGTRIGGNGSPGMSPANGIRANNGLRLSFLVGLLPFIEQQGLWETISKPYVTTPTVTFQPMGPRPDRTLLNEEAEPYQPFMTEIPMLRCPSDPGVGLPAQGRTNYAACVGDAMHYVNQGLVEWDSSASQWSDAMGPDATREARVRQMCRGMFVNRKVMRFRDCLDGLSNTIMCGEIATDLGDLDVRTTGKVGPSGTAAPAVADNPKACIDANLNHPDRPTFWLDDTNVHDVERRRGYKWANHFMSHTSFQTILPPNSEICTVTTNDNSAGTYSASSRHAGGAHVLMGDGAVTYITDSIDAGDSRGVSLYVEWGTGNNSSSINPKSVPGMASAFGLWGALGTRANGEVIDEAL, from the coding sequence ATGAATGTTCGTACTTCTCGTCTCGCTTTTACTCTGATCGAACTCCTCGTCGTGATCGCTATCATCGGCGTCTTGGTAGGCCTGCTGTTGCCCGCGGTGCAAGCGGCTCGTGAGGCTGCGCGGCGAATGAGCTGCAGTAACAATGTCAAACAACTTGGCATTGGGATCCACAACTATCACGCAGCATTCAAACGGCTGCCCACCCATGGCACGGGAACTCGCATCGGAGGGAACGGTAGCCCTGGCATGAGTCCCGCCAATGGAATTCGCGCAAACAATGGCTTGCGTTTGAGTTTTCTTGTCGGGCTGTTGCCTTTCATCGAACAGCAAGGCTTATGGGAAACGATTTCCAAACCCTACGTCACAACGCCGACAGTGACGTTTCAGCCGATGGGTCCGCGTCCCGATCGGACGTTGCTGAACGAGGAAGCTGAACCGTATCAACCGTTCATGACCGAGATTCCTATGCTGCGATGTCCCAGTGATCCAGGAGTCGGATTGCCGGCTCAAGGGCGGACCAACTACGCCGCATGCGTTGGCGATGCGATGCACTACGTCAACCAAGGATTGGTCGAGTGGGACAGTAGTGCGTCGCAATGGAGTGATGCGATGGGCCCAGATGCAACTCGAGAGGCTCGCGTTCGGCAGATGTGCCGAGGCATGTTTGTGAATCGCAAAGTGATGAGGTTTCGTGATTGCCTCGACGGTTTGTCCAACACCATCATGTGTGGCGAGATTGCGACCGATTTGGGCGACTTGGATGTGCGAACGACGGGTAAGGTCGGGCCGAGCGGCACGGCTGCACCGGCGGTGGCCGACAATCCCAAAGCGTGCATTGACGCGAACCTGAATCACCCCGACCGACCGACGTTTTGGCTTGACGACACCAATGTCCATGATGTGGAACGTCGAAGGGGTTACAAATGGGCGAACCACTTCATGAGCCACACCTCGTTTCAAACGATCTTGCCACCCAACAGTGAAATTTGCACGGTGACGACCAACGACAACAGCGCCGGCACCTACTCGGCCAGCAGCCGACATGCTGGTGGTGCCCACGTGTTGATGGGCGACGGCGCGGTCACTTACATCACGGACTCCATCGACGCGGGCGATTCGCGGGGCGTGTCCCTTTATGTCGAGTGGGGAACGGGCAACAACAGCAGCTCGATCAACCCGAAATCAGTTCCCGGAATGGCCAGCGCGTTTGGCCTGTGGGGCGCTCTGGGAACACGAGCCAACGGTGAAGTCATCGACGAGGCACTGTAG